DNA from Mugil cephalus isolate CIBA_MC_2020 chromosome 5, CIBA_Mcephalus_1.1, whole genome shotgun sequence:
CTGGAACTTGAGGACGGGCCCGCGGTGAAGAGAGGAATGCGCGGACTCCTCGGCCCTTGTGTCCGGGGCGAAGCCGGGGCCCGGGGCCTGGGGGCCGGAGCCCGGAGTCTGGGGTTCACGGTGCGTACTCGACCTGCCCAGATAAACGTCCCGGAGGGTGAGGGCCGAGAAGAGGAGCAGAGCGGCGAGGAGGCCGGAGCCGCTGTACTCCGCCATGTCTGCACTTCCTCCtgggacaaaataaaactttattttctgtaaatattcCTCTTCAGTTAGTCCGTCTCTTCGATGATCTTTTTATTCACCAGAATAATTTACTGTTATAACTGTTTATAGTTCTGATACAAATAactaagtaaaaataaaaataaattagtttgCGTCTACGgactgtgacgtcacattcTGGAGACTTACGTTGGGCGTGTGACGTCATAGACATGAGACGCTCTCCTGCCGGTTGAAAGCGCAACGAAGGTGAAACAATGAAGATAATATGCAGGTAAAATCGTAAAGCCTGAACTGTAAAGATGTTTCTGTTGACGGTTTAAACCCGGAATCACCATGTTCAGTGTCGGAGTGTCCCGGGTCCGAGCGTCACATTTAAAGGGGATCATCAGGACGCTTCCTCCCACCTGCTCAGTATCTGCTATCAGGACCCTGTCTGGTTTAGGGGCTGTATCTGGTATCAGGACCCTGTCTGGTTTAGGGGCTGTAACAGGGGTCAGGACCCTGTCTGGTTTAGGGGCTGTAACAGGGGTCAGGACCCTGTCTGGTTTAGGGGCTGTAACAGGGGTCAGGACCCTGTCTGGTTTAGGGGCTGTATCAGGGGCCAGGACTCTATCAGGTGCCCCCGGAGCCAGTGGTGGGGATTCGGGGGGGGTCGGTGGCGTCCCCGGAGCCAGTGGCGGGGATTCGGGGGGGGTCGGTGGCGTCCCCGGAGCCAGTGGTGGATGGTACAGCGAGCTCTCGGACTCGGCTCCGGTTCACCTGTGTGAAGACTTCCTGGTGACGGTGCAGCAGGTGAGCGGGTTGCCATGGTGGCTGAGCATCGCCGTGGCAACACTGTCGGTCAGGACGATGATAACTCTTCCCCTCGCGGCCTATCAGATGGTCATCATCTCCAAGGTGAGTACCTGCAGATGAACACACCTCAATTCAGATTCACAATTTAATAACTTTGACTTCATGTCTGAGATGGTTTGTACAACGTGTGTAACACGAATATATATCATACGTTTCTTCataaaatgacttaaaacagCTGATcttcacatgtttgtgttgaagtgtctGATGAcaacggacaaaggagctttgtgaggagctcagaaccAGGTTCCACATCCGCCTCtaaagaaccagatgaatgtttagggacgagtcaaagtcctgatgttgtagcatcagttgatgagaagaaaccaccaacatctcacagcTGAAGCTACGGGATCAGATTCCTGCTGCTGTAGAcgctgatcagctgttaccacaaacgtTTAGTGTGAAGGACTCACGGACTCAGCAACATGATCGACACTGGACCAGTTTCACGTCACAGTTCTGGTTCTTTGTCGACTTTCAGGATGATTTGAGTcgttttatgaagaaatgtggAAGATTTTGAAGGATGTTAAACGTTTGAAGCAGGTCTGAATTTTATACACGTGACCTGACATGAACCATTTAAACTCTTCTTCATGAGGGTTAATAAACGAGGACTCATTAAAaccatgtgtctgtgaaggtgctCAGTCTCATCTCCTACTCCCTAACACCTTAACCCCTAACACCTTAACACCTTAACCCCTAACACCTTAACCCCTTAACCCCTTAACCCCTAATCCCTTAACCCCTtaatccctaaccctaacccctaaccccttaacccctaATCCCTAACACTTTAACCCCTAATCCCTAACACTTTAATCCCTAATCCCTAACACCCaacacccacctcctcctctttctcctcctcctctttctcctcctcctcccttctcctctttctcctcctcctctttctcctcctcctcctcccttctcctcctcctcccttctcctctttctcctcctcctctttctcctcctcctctcctcttctcctcctctcctcctctctttctcctcctcctcccttctcctctttctcctcctcctcctcctcctcttctttctcctcctcctcccttctcctctttctcctcctcttctttctcctcctcctcccttctcctctttctcctcctcctctttctcctcctcttcctcctcctcctcctccagacatgTGTGGACTCTGACTTTAGATAAGGTGTAGTGGCCGTTGTGGTAACCATAGTAACCCCAGGTGATGTGCAGGTGGAGGCGCTGCAGGTGGAGATCTCTGAGTTGGCCAAGAAGCTACGATACCAAGTTTCAGTACGAGCGAAAGAGAGAGGATGGACGGAAAAACAGAGCCGGTAAGAACCAGAACAACCTGGACCGgcagttgcacatgtttgaaatattaaatataaaagacatttgtattatttgaatagattcGTAGTGAGTATAATGTGTATtaataaacagcactaggccgatgGACGGTAGAAGGTCCCTCTCCACTAGAAAACACCGAAGACTCCTGGTCTAAAGGGTTTAGGTTCTAAGGTTCTAAAGGGTTAGGGTTCTAAAGGAACTGTGTTTGTTCTCTGTTCAGGTTCCAGTTCCAGAAGAACCTGGcgtcccctttttttccccgctCTACGCGGGGCCCAACTTCCCCTTTAAAGGGCCGGGTCTGTGGTCCGGGGTTAAAACCCCCCCTTTGGGGTCATTTTTCTCTGGCCCTGAGAAACCTGAGTCTGGTTCAGTCAGGTGAGAATGAAGTGGCCCAGAACCCTGACCAGAACCCTGATAAGAACCCTGACCAGAACCCTGTTTCTGTCCTGTGCAGACATCCAGGCCCAGCTGGCAGCAGGGGGCGCTCTGTGGTTCCCTGACCTCACGGTACCAGACTCCACCTGGATCCTTCCGGTGTTTCTGGGACTCACCAACCTGCTCCTGGTGGAGGTGGGTGTGGCCGTAGGGGTGGGGTCACGTGACCTGTGATGTCATCAGTCTAAGCGCTGCTTTCTTCTTCaggtgttttctctgcagagagTTGGAGCCTCTTCTTTCCAGAGGCTGGTCCTGAACCTCATCAGAGGATTCTCTGTTCTGATGGTCCCCATCTCCGCCATGGTCCCCGGGCCCCTGTGAGTGTGGTGGGGGGTGGAAAGGGTTAGTTAGCTTTGAAAATACACGCCTTGGGGATTTTAAAGCTTGCATTGATAATGCACCCCTTGGGGAAAGTTAGCTTAAAGCATTGAATGTACCCATTTTAGCCTTGGGTGGCTGCGGCTTGCATTGGTTTTTAGCATGTACCCTTGGTGGCTGCTGGTTAGCATTGCCATGTTGCTGTAGTTTTGGGTTGgggtttagcttagctttggaTAGTTGCATGTAGCCCTTTGGGACTGTTATTTGGCATTGCTATGTTGAGTAGTTTTGGTGGCTGTTCGCTTAGAAATTGGGAATGTTGCATTTTACCCTTGGGGGGGAAAGTTAGATTGCTATGTGCTTTAGTTTTGGGGGCCGCTGGCTTAGCATTGGAAATGTAGCTTTTGCCTTGGTGACCTGTTAGCTTGGCTTTGGGCTAGTAGCATTAGCCTTGGGACTGTTAGCTTGGCATTGCaaatgtagcatgtagccttggtggctgttagttAGCTTTGGGAAAAATGTTGCAGTGTCTTGGGGGTTTGGCACTTAGCATTGAAAGTAGCATTTACCCTTTGGGGGGCCTGTTAGCTTACCCCTTGCTATGTACCCATGTACCCTTTGGTGGCTGCTGGCTTAGCATTGCTAGGGAGCATTTTCCCCTTGGGGCGGTAGCTTAGAATTGCTATGCAGCATGTCCTTCTTTGGGCTGTTAGTTTAGCTTTGATATGTTGCAGTAGTCTTGGGGGGGTGTTAGCTTGCATTGATATTTTTGAATGAAATTTCTTGGTGACGTTAGTTTGGGGCATTGCAAAGTTGCATGTAGCCTCGGGGCTGttgcttagcattgatatgtagcattaGCCCTTGGTGGCTGTTACTTAgaattgttgttatttaccCTTTGGGTGgttttagcttagcattgcaaTGTAGCATGAAAACCCTTGGTGGCTGTTGGCTTAGTTTGAAAATTTAGCATGTAGCCTTTGGGGGCTGTTACTTGTTTTTGCTATGCAGCTTAGCCtcggtggctgttagcttagcattgaaaTTTTAAGCATGAAGCCTTGGTGGTTTGTTACTTGCATTGATATTTTTGCATGTacccttggtggctgttagttTTAGCTCGCTATTTTACATGTACCCTTTGGGgcggttagcttagcattgctacgTAGCAGGGTACCCTTTGGTGGCGGGGGTTCCTGGGGATTTTCCGGGTTTAAATTGTGTAAACGTTGCCCCCTGTAGTGAACCCAGTAGCTTTTTGGAgccagttttcattttaaaagaggaaaaaaacccAAGTGGAGGAATTTTGGGGGTTTCTTTGGTTTGACCCTAATGCCCAATAAGGGGGGGCCCTTTTGGGGTTCTGTTTTACTAAAAAACCTTTGGCGTTAAAGGGGACCAGGGCCCAGCAACTAAGGGGgcaaaatttttaaaatttttttttcctggaactGTAAACCGGGACTGGAAATGGGGTTTCCCCGGGGCCCCCAGGGGGCCCCGGGTTCCTGTTCAGCCCCGGGAGGCTCGGGGTGGAGGCGGGGTGTGTTCAGGTTCATGTCCAGACCGGAGGAATTCAGAGATTCCTGCCGAGATGTTTTGAGTGGGTGAATGTTTGTGAGCGTGTCGAGTCAGGCCTCGCATTCTTGGGATCATCTGATTaaagtttctctctcagatCAGAACCTGAGCTTAACTGCAAGTACGCGTAAGACCAGGTTCAGGCCTCAGGCCTGGAGTCCCAGGTTGTCCCTGTTTGTCCCTGTTTGTCCAATCTAACATGTCTGTGTCCTTTCTTTGTCCAAGTCCATGGCTCTGTACTGGTTCACCTCCAGTCTGGTGGGGTTCAGCCACAACCTGGTCCTTCGCTCTCCTGCCATCCGTCAAGTCCTGGGACTCCAGACCGGGTCCCAGTCGCCCTAAAAGGCCCTGAGAAGGGCCCTTTCACCCCACAGATATTTCGGCCCCTGATTCGCCTGTCAGGCTGATTTTCGGCCCCTGATTTTCTCCCCTGTAGGTTTTTCGGGGCAGCGAAGAACTGAACCTGGTTGATTTAAAGAGTTGATGAAGTCTTGACTCGTT
Protein-coding regions in this window:
- the LOC125007831 gene encoding cytochrome c oxidase assembly protein COX18, mitochondrial, with protein sequence MFSVGVSRVRASHLKGIIRTLPPTCSVSAIRTLSGLGAVSGIRTLSGLGAVTGVRTLSGLGAVTGVRTLSGLGAVTGVRTLSGLGAVSGARTLSGAPGASGGDSGGVGGVPGASGGWYSELSDSAPVHLCEDFLVTVQQVSGLPWWLSIAVATLSVRTMITLPLAAYQMVIISKVEALQVEISELAKKLRYQVSVRAKERGWTEKQSRFQFQKNLASPFFPRSTRGPTSPLKGRVCGPGLKPPLWGHFSLALRNLSLVQSDIQAQLAAGGALWFPDLTVPDSTWILPVFLGLTNLLLVEVFSLQRVGASSFQRLVLNLIRGFSVLMVPISAMVPGPLSMALYWFTSSLVGFSHNLVLRSPAIRQVLGLQTGSQSP